One genomic segment of Rutidosis leptorrhynchoides isolate AG116_Rl617_1_P2 unplaced genomic scaffold, CSIRO_AGI_Rlap_v1 contig244, whole genome shotgun sequence includes these proteins:
- the LOC139882210 gene encoding cation/H(+) antiporter 28-like: MATNVTATNSTTRGLCSGKLSYVTAFAKVALLFLIFGISNLAYSLVKRIDQPRIVSDMFVGIFLGTIYSTQSFLPPAVIIILDNTIQFGMMCYMFVLGLEMDPHIVFKPPTCEAVMAYGGMLSTFIVACSITPFLGFLEKPNLKYMLFVCVAFSGCSSQVITRIITNLKMGKSDIGKLGIGAGVHCDMISIFIICIGYVAFYGETKGPTENIKESIKMGSALVIQTIIAAKVSPFLLNWINNENPEGKTIKGSYLVLALAFMVIICSCAPVYNYDPMFSSFMGGLFLPPGGRISKWTVSKLNYALSTMFYPAFFFWVGFHASIIRFEFLNWMTYVRFLLLIVMMIIVKVAGTVIAGLVMGFHWPESVALGALLTAKGHFHVYVTMIAAKALVISDTTCNSILFVIFLSIIHHPYVVANVIRRGGKSMPTHGRALQWLDPGHELRILHCLHGPDHVPATVNLVEVSRGPAEPGVLVYVTDMVELTDTIATTLVHSGGDNTVTVTDKAVTELRDQITAALNEYMQDNGQGISIKRMLALSTFNNMSQDISVMAEDLMVSLIILPFHKNRKENGALDEGHPGFRYVNRKVLRNAPCSVGLLVDRGFGTINNITRSAVCITVAIIFIGGKDDREALAYSSRVAWHPGVKLTVIRFLVDRNSENEARRANYRYTVAQLEEEMKRDDECFAHFYERHVAGGQVAYMEKHLANSSETFNTLRGLEGLYSLIIVGRGGRLNNTLTVGLNDWQRFPELGIIADVLCLDDFSVKNSVLVIQEHNTGEVVGLDEDFSTM, translated from the exons atggcaacaaaTGTCACCGCGACGAACAGCACTACGAGAGGTTTATGTTCTGGGAAACTGAGTTATGTAACTGCATTTGCAAAGGTGGCCCTCTTGTTTTTAATCTTTGGTATAAGCAATTTGGCTTATAGCCTCGTCAAACGTATTGATCAGCCTCGTATTGTTTCTGATATGTTT GTGGGCATATTTCTTGGCACAATTTACAGCACTCAAAGTTTCTTACCACCAGCTGTTATTATCATCCTGGATAACACAATCCAATTCGGTATGATGTGCTATATGTTTGTATTAGGTCTCGAAATGGATCCTCATATTGTTTTCAAACCACCAACTTGTGAAGCTGTTATGGCTTATGGAGGAATGTTGTCTACATTCATTGTAGCTTGTAGCATAACACCATTCCTAGGATTTCTAGAGAAACCAAACCTCAAATACATGTTGTTCGTTTGTGTTGCATTCTCTGGTTGTAGCTCTCAAGTAATAACACGAATCATCACAAACCTAAAGATGGGAAAATCCGATATCGGAAAACTAGGAATTGGTGCTGGTGTTCATTGTGATATGATTTCCATCTTCATAATATGTATTGGGTATGTTGCTTTCTATGGTGAAACCAAAGGCCCCACTGAAAACATAAAGGAATCTATAAAAATGGGGTCTGCTTTGGTTATCCAAACAATAATTGCAGCAAAGGTTTCGCCTTTTCTATTGAATTGGATAAATAATGAAAACCCAGAAGGGAAGACAATCAAAGGCTCATATCTTGTCTTGgcattagcattcatggtgataaTTTGTAGTTGTGCTCCTGTTTATAACTATGATCCAATGTTTAGTTCTTTCATGGGAGGACTTTTCTTGCCACCTGGAGGAAGGATTTCTAAATGGACAGTCAGCAAACTTAATTACGCTTTAAGCACTATGTTTTATCCTGCTTTCTTCTTCTGGGTAGGGTTTCATGCTTCAATCATACGTTTCGAATTCTTAAACTGGATGACATATGTAAGGTTCCTTCTGCTGATTGTTATGATGATAATCGTCAAAGTCGCCGGAACGGTCATAGCTGGACTCGTTATGGGTTTTCATTGGCCAGAATCAGTGGCTCTCGGAGCGCTGTTAACTGCAAAAGGCCACTTTCATGTTTATGTTACCATGATAGCTGCAAAA GCTCTGGTTATTTCTGACACAACCTGCAATTCCATACTATTTGTGATCTTCCTGTCAATTATACACCATCCATACGTGGTGGCGAACGTCATCCGACGTGGCGGAAAGAGTATGCCCACACATGGAAGAGCATTGCAATGGCTTGATCCAGGACACGAGCTTAGAATTCTTCACTGCTTACATGGGCCTGATCATGTTCCTGCAACTGTCAACCTCGTCGAGGTTTCTCGAGGGCCAGCCGAGCCTGGTGTACTTGTTTACGTCACCGATATGGTTGAGCTGACAGACACAATTGCTACAACATTGGTGCACAGTGGAGGGGACAATACTGTGACAGTTACTGATAAAGCAGTGACGGAGCTGAGAGATCAGATCACAGCTGCACTGAATGAGTATATGCAAGATAACGGCCAAGGAATTAGTATTAAGAGAATGCTAGCTCTTTCAACATTCAACAACATGTCTCAAGATATCTCTGTTATGGCAGAGGATTTGATGGTTTCCCTCATTATATTGCCATTTCACAAGAATAGGAAAGAAAATGGTGCCTTGGATGAGGGTCATCCCGGTTTTAGATACGTGAACCGCAAG GTCCTGAGGAATGCCCCATGTTCTGTAGGACTTCTGGTAGACCGAGGATTCGGAACAATCAACAACATAACCAGATCGGCAGTATGTATAACTGTCGCCATCATTTTCATTGGAGGAAAGGATGACAGGGAGGCGCTAGCCTATTCTAGCCGAGTTGCGTGGCATCCTGGAGTGAAATTGACGGTTATCAGGTTCCTGGTGGATAGGAATTCCGAGAATGAAGCTAGAAGAGCAAATTACAGGTATACCGTGGCTCAGCTAGAAGAAGAAATGAAACGAGACGACGAATGCTTTGCTCATTTCTACGAGAGGCATGTCGCCGGAGGTCAGGTTGCTTACATGGAGAAACACTTGGCGAATTCGTCGGAAACTTTCAACACTCTAAGGGGCTTAGAGGGACTTTATTCATTGATCATTGTTGGGAGAGGTGGGAGACTTAACAATACGTTGACAGTTGGGTTGAATGATTGGCAAAGGTTTCCTGAGTTGGGCATAATAGCAGATGTTCTCTGTTTAGATGACTTCTCTGTCAAGAATTCGGTTTTGGTCATACAAGAACACAATACAGGAGAAGTTGTTGGTCTCGACGAGGATTTCTCCACCATGTAA